A portion of the Blautia hansenii DSM 20583 genome contains these proteins:
- the ftsH gene encoding ATP-dependent zinc metalloprotease FtsH, translating to MEDREMDIEEKKKPQPPKKPVLFYYGIILLVLVLLNFFVVPYVAERSIKEADYNEFLDDLEAGKISEVTLESDVIYYVEKGKDNKEQVYKTGRISDLQEVDRLHKADVVFSEEIPTKMNPLVSILLTWVLPFVLMWFVGSWLMRKMMKNMGGGAGAGAMTFGKSNAKIYVNSSTGIKFSDVAGEDEAKELLSEIVDYLHNPDKYKEIGASMPKGALLVGPPGTGKTLLAKAVAGEASVPFFSISGSEFVEMFVGMGAAKVRDLFKQANEKAPCIVFIDEIDTIGKKRDGSAMGGNDEREQTLNQLLTEMDGFDGSKGVVILAATNRPDSLDAALLRPGRFDRRIPVELPDLKGREEILKVHARKIKIADNVNFHEIAKAASGASGAELANIVNEAALRAVRDRRKFATQADMEESIEVVIAGYQKKSRVLSEKEKLIVSYHEVGHALVAALQTNSAPVHKITIIPRTSGALGYTMQVDEGEHFLMSKEELENKIATFTGGRAAEELIFHSVTTGASNDIEQATKIARGMISRFGMSEEFDMVAMESMSNQYLGGDSSLACSFETQTLIDKKVVELVKKQHDKAYKILEDNIAKLHELAKYLYENETITGEEFMRILNTKPRIGMNEEVIAE from the coding sequence ATGGAGGATAGAGAAATGGATATTGAAGAAAAGAAGAAACCCCAGCCTCCTAAGAAACCGGTGTTATTTTATTATGGAATAATACTTTTGGTCTTAGTATTGCTGAATTTTTTTGTAGTCCCTTATGTGGCAGAAAGAAGCATTAAGGAAGCGGACTACAATGAGTTTTTAGATGATTTGGAAGCAGGCAAGATTTCAGAGGTTACTTTGGAGTCTGATGTTATCTATTATGTGGAAAAGGGAAAAGATAACAAGGAGCAGGTGTATAAAACAGGTCGAATTTCCGACTTGCAGGAAGTGGACAGATTGCATAAGGCAGATGTTGTCTTTTCAGAGGAAATTCCTACGAAAATGAACCCTCTTGTAAGTATTTTGCTTACATGGGTACTCCCGTTTGTACTTATGTGGTTTGTGGGAAGCTGGCTCATGCGTAAGATGATGAAGAACATGGGCGGCGGAGCTGGCGCAGGGGCAATGACTTTTGGAAAAAGTAATGCCAAGATTTATGTAAACTCATCTACGGGAATTAAATTTTCAGATGTAGCAGGTGAAGATGAAGCCAAAGAATTGCTGTCGGAAATCGTAGATTATCTGCATAATCCTGATAAATACAAGGAAATTGGCGCTTCTATGCCGAAAGGTGCGCTTTTGGTAGGACCTCCGGGTACAGGTAAGACGCTTTTGGCAAAGGCAGTTGCAGGAGAGGCAAGCGTGCCGTTTTTCTCTATTTCAGGTTCTGAATTTGTGGAAATGTTTGTAGGTATGGGTGCTGCAAAGGTCAGAGACTTATTTAAACAGGCGAACGAAAAAGCGCCTTGTATTGTGTTTATTGATGAAATTGATACGATTGGAAAGAAACGTGACGGAAGTGCAATGGGCGGCAATGATGAACGTGAGCAGACCTTAAATCAGCTTCTTACAGAGATGGACGGATTTGACGGTTCTAAGGGAGTTGTTATTCTGGCTGCTACAAACAGACCGGACTCTCTTGATGCAGCGCTTCTTCGTCCGGGACGTTTTGACAGACGTATTCCTGTGGAATTGCCGGACTTAAAAGGCCGTGAGGAAATCTTAAAGGTTCATGCCAGAAAGATTAAAATTGCAGATAATGTGAATTTTCATGAGATTGCAAAAGCAGCATCCGGTGCATCCGGCGCAGAGCTGGCAAATATTGTAAATGAAGCAGCGCTTAGAGCGGTTCGTGACAGAAGAAAATTTGCAACACAGGCAGATATGGAAGAAAGTATAGAAGTTGTGATTGCAGGTTATCAGAAGAAAAGCAGGGTTCTTTCTGAAAAGGAGAAACTTATTGTATCTTATCACGAAGTAGGACATGCCCTTGTAGCAGCGCTTCAGACAAATTCTGCACCTGTGCATAAAATTACAATTATTCCGAGAACCTCCGGTGCATTGGGCTATACCATGCAGGTAGATGAGGGAGAACATTTCCTTATGTCAAAAGAGGAATTGGAGAATAAAATTGCTACCTTTACAGGAGGAAGAGCAGCAGAGGAACTGATTTTCCACTCTGTAACAACAGGTGCATCTAACGATATTGAACAGGCAACAAAAATTGCAAGAGGCATGATTAGCCGTTTTGGTATGAGTGAAGAATTTGATATGGTTGCAATGGAGAGCATGTCTAATCAATATTTAGGCGGTGACAGTTCGCTTGCATGCTCTTTTGAGACACAGACCTTGATTGACAAAAAGGTTGTGGAGCTGGTAAAGAAACAGCATGATAAGGCGTATAAAATTTTGGAAGATAATATTGCTAAGCTTCATGAGCTGGCAAAATACCTGTATGAAAACGAAACCATTACAGGTGAGGAATTTATGCGAATTTTAAATACAAAGCCAAGGATTGGCATGAATGAAGAGGTAATAGCGGAATAA
- a CDS encoding MATE family efflux transporter translates to MTKTLTEGNPAKLILFFSLPLIIGNIFQQFYSMADTLIVGRTIGVNALAAVGCTGSITFLILGFVQGLTSGLSIITSQKFGANNEDAVRKSFAASILISSAVAIITTVFSVLLTRPLLELLQTPAEIIDDATAYLVIIFLGIPATILFNLLSNAVRALGDSKTPLYFLIFACCVNIVLDLVFILYLHLGVAGAGIATILSQLLSGILCIFFIIKKVPILRLKKADFQIHYEVIASHLSIALPMAFQMSIIAIGSLMLQFALNGLGAASVAAYTASQKIESIATMPLGSFGTAMATYAAQNYGAGKISRIRKGVFQCILMSGSFSILSGAINVVAGSQLTSIFVGSQETEVLSLSHTYLVISGCFYFALALLFIYRFTLQGLGKSFIPTVAGVMELIMRAIGALVLTGAFGFAGACASNPLAWIGACIPLTCSYYRTMKRLN, encoded by the coding sequence ATGACAAAAACACTTACAGAAGGAAATCCGGCAAAGTTGATTTTGTTCTTTTCCCTTCCGCTTATTATCGGAAATATCTTCCAGCAATTTTACAGTATGGCAGATACTTTAATTGTAGGCCGAACAATCGGCGTAAATGCGCTGGCAGCCGTAGGTTGTACCGGAAGCATTACCTTCTTAATTCTGGGGTTCGTTCAGGGCCTTACCTCCGGACTTTCTATTATTACTTCCCAGAAATTTGGGGCAAATAATGAAGATGCCGTAAGAAAAAGCTTTGCAGCCAGTATTCTTATCAGCAGCGCTGTGGCAATTATCACAACGGTTTTCTCTGTATTGCTGACTCGCCCCTTATTAGAGCTTTTGCAGACACCTGCCGAAATTATTGACGACGCAACCGCATACTTAGTAATTATTTTTTTAGGTATTCCGGCAACCATTTTATTTAACCTTTTATCCAATGCAGTTCGGGCGCTGGGGGACAGCAAAACTCCTTTGTATTTTCTGATTTTTGCCTGCTGTGTAAATATCGTACTTGATTTGGTATTTATCCTGTATTTGCATCTGGGCGTTGCAGGCGCCGGTATTGCGACTATACTTTCGCAGCTTTTATCCGGTATTTTATGTATCTTCTTTATTATAAAGAAGGTTCCTATCCTCCGGTTAAAAAAAGCAGATTTTCAAATACATTATGAGGTAATTGCTTCCCATTTAAGCATTGCTCTTCCAATGGCTTTCCAAATGTCCATTATTGCCATTGGTTCTTTGATGCTGCAATTTGCCCTAAACGGATTGGGCGCCGCTTCTGTGGCTGCATACACCGCTTCTCAAAAAATCGAAAGTATTGCTACCATGCCCCTTGGTTCGTTCGGAACAGCCATGGCAACTTACGCTGCTCAAAATTATGGTGCGGGAAAAATTTCCCGTATTCGAAAGGGTGTATTTCAGTGTATTTTAATGTCCGGAAGCTTCAGTATTCTTTCCGGCGCAATTAATGTAGTTGCCGGAAGCCAGCTTACCAGCATTTTTGTGGGTTCTCAGGAAACAGAAGTTCTCTCATTGTCTCATACTTATCTGGTAATCAGCGGATGTTTTTACTTTGCTCTGGCATTATTATTTATCTATCGTTTTACGCTTCAGGGGTTAGGAAAAAGTTTTATACCGACTGTTGCCGGTGTTATGGAGCTGATTATGCGTGCCATCGGAGCACTTGTTTTGACCGGCGCTTTTGGCTTTGCTGGCGCTTGTGCTTCTAATCCTCTGGCATGGATAGGCGCCTGTATTCCCCTCACCTGCTCCTATTACAGGACTATGAAAAGATTAAATTAA
- the cysK gene encoding cysteine synthase A yields the protein MGEKIYRNVQELIGKTPLMEATNIEKMLDLKARLLVKLEYLNPAGSVKDRIAKNMILTAEQEGKLKPGATIIEPTSGNTGIGLASIAASKGYKLILTMPETMSVERRNILKAYGAEIVLTEGAKGMTGAIEKAKELAERISGSFLAGQFDNPANPAAHIVSTGPEIWEDTDGNVDVFVAGVGTGGTITGVGGYLKEKKKSVKIVAVEPSDSPVLSKGTAGPHKIQGIGAGFVPTVLNTQIYDEIMPITAEKSFETAKLFAHKEGILVGISSGAALYAAIEQAKREENKGKTIVALLPDSGDRYYSTPLFES from the coding sequence ATGGGTGAAAAAATATATAGAAACGTACAGGAACTTATCGGAAAAACACCATTGATGGAAGCTACAAATATAGAAAAAATGCTGGATTTAAAAGCCAGACTCCTTGTAAAATTGGAATACTTAAACCCGGCAGGAAGTGTAAAAGACCGAATTGCAAAAAATATGATTTTAACAGCAGAGCAGGAAGGAAAATTGAAACCGGGCGCAACGATTATTGAGCCGACTTCAGGAAATACAGGAATTGGCTTAGCTTCTATTGCAGCGTCGAAAGGATACAAGTTAATTTTGACTATGCCTGAGACTATGAGTGTGGAGCGAAGAAATATTCTGAAGGCCTACGGGGCAGAGATTGTTCTTACAGAAGGAGCGAAGGGTATGACCGGAGCGATTGAGAAAGCGAAGGAGCTTGCAGAGCGGATTTCAGGCAGCTTTCTTGCAGGACAGTTTGATAATCCGGCAAATCCGGCAGCACATATTGTATCTACCGGTCCGGAAATCTGGGAGGATACCGATGGAAATGTGGATGTTTTTGTTGCAGGGGTAGGAACAGGAGGAACAATTACAGGTGTCGGCGGATATTTGAAAGAAAAGAAGAAGTCTGTGAAGATTGTTGCAGTAGAGCCGTCAGACTCTCCTGTACTGTCAAAGGGTACAGCGGGACCTCATAAAATTCAGGGAATTGGCGCTGGATTTGTACCTACTGTTTTAAATACACAGATTTATGATGAAATTATGCCGATTACAGCAGAAAAGTCTTTTGAAACAGCAAAACTTTTTGCCCACAAAGAGGGAATTCTAGTGGGTATATCCTCCGGCGCAGCTTTGTATGCAGCTATTGAACAGGCAAAACGTGAGGAAAATAAAGGGAAAACGATTGTGGCATTGCTTCCGGACAGCGGAGACCGCTATTATTCTACACCATTATTTGAAAGCTGA
- a CDS encoding DUF362 domain-containing protein codes for MERKKRKAFVNTDDCVACGCCIKVCPRNAIEIWKGIMAKVDIAKCVGCGKCEKECPASVIKIQEVKS; via the coding sequence ATGGAAAGAAAAAAGCGAAAGGCTTTTGTCAACACCGATGATTGTGTTGCCTGCGGCTGCTGTATAAAAGTATGTCCCAGAAACGCTATTGAAATTTGGAAAGGAATAATGGCAAAAGTAGATATTGCCAAATGCGTAGGATGTGGAAAATGTGAAAAAGAATGTCCCGCTTCCGTAATTAAAATTCAGGAGGTGAAATCATGA
- a CDS encoding iron ABC transporter substrate-binding protein, protein MKKRTRLLALLLAACMTAGMAACGSDGAKTENKDTDTKKEAQNTEEKDGKRTIVDSMDREVEIPAEVDSIVCLNVTSLRYTCYMQAQDLVVGVEDYEQKQSISRPYNYVNFDKFKDLPVVGNNGEHYIEEIITADPDVIMMSALGNCDADDVQEKTGIPVVVIPGSDQMMDENVYETFRIMGEVYQKEDRAEELIAYLEETKKDLDSRTKDIPEEEKQSVYVGGVSFKGAHGFEGTEANYAPFSAIYAKNLANETDQTGAFNIDLEQVLAWNPDVIFVDFNGMELIKQHYAENPDYYNQLKAVQEGKVYSQISFRSSASNLDMALADTYYAGSVLYPEKFADINPEEKADEIFEKLLGQKFYDTLKENGYEFRQVQIGE, encoded by the coding sequence ATGAAGAAACGAACAAGGCTTTTGGCGCTGCTTCTCGCAGCATGTATGACGGCAGGCATGGCAGCATGCGGAAGTGACGGAGCAAAAACAGAAAATAAAGATACGGATACAAAGAAAGAAGCGCAGAATACAGAGGAAAAAGACGGAAAGAGAACTATTGTGGACAGTATGGACAGAGAAGTGGAAATTCCGGCAGAAGTAGACAGTATTGTGTGCTTAAATGTCACAAGTCTTCGTTATACCTGTTATATGCAGGCGCAGGATTTAGTTGTGGGTGTGGAAGATTACGAGCAGAAACAGAGTATTTCCAGACCGTATAACTATGTAAATTTTGATAAATTTAAGGATTTACCTGTGGTAGGAAATAACGGAGAACATTATATTGAGGAAATTATTACGGCAGATCCTGATGTGATTATGATGTCTGCATTGGGAAACTGTGATGCAGATGATGTGCAGGAAAAAACAGGAATTCCTGTTGTCGTTATTCCCGGAAGTGACCAGATGATGGATGAAAATGTGTATGAAACCTTCCGAATTATGGGAGAAGTTTACCAGAAAGAGGATAGAGCAGAGGAGCTTATTGCTTATTTAGAAGAAACAAAAAAGGATTTGGATAGCAGAACAAAGGATATTCCTGAGGAAGAAAAACAGAGTGTTTATGTCGGCGGAGTAAGCTTTAAAGGGGCACACGGATTTGAAGGAACAGAGGCAAATTATGCGCCGTTTTCTGCAATTTATGCAAAAAATCTGGCAAACGAAACAGACCAGACAGGAGCTTTTAATATTGATTTAGAGCAGGTTTTGGCATGGAACCCGGATGTGATTTTTGTTGATTTTAACGGTATGGAATTGATTAAACAGCACTATGCGGAAAATCCTGATTACTATAATCAGTTAAAGGCAGTACAGGAAGGAAAAGTATATTCTCAGATTTCTTTCCGTTCCAGTGCCTCTAATTTGGATATGGCATTGGCTGATACATATTATGCAGGTTCTGTATTGTATCCTGAGAAATTTGCGGATATTAATCCGGAAGAAAAAGCAGATGAAATCTTTGAAAAGCTACTTGGACAGAAGTTTTATGATACGTTAAAGGAGAATGGATATGAGTTCAGACAGGTCCAGATTGGAGAATAG
- a CDS encoding aldose 1-epimerase family protein yields the protein MIYTIKNDKIEVSVEDLGAQMRSIKDAEGKEYLWQGDEKYWNGSAPNLFPYIARLTEGKYTLRGKTYEMPKHGFLRNSVLKLKEKTQTKMVFSLTDSEETYKMYPYHFEIKVKYELFENEFKVSYCVSNKDKKVMCFGVGGHPGFQVPIEQDLSFEDYFIEFAQGTDIKRVGMSEDCFVTGDEEAFPLEENQRLSLRHNLFDNDAIILKDAPSRVALTSEKGGARIEMETSHLGYLGIWHKPASDAPYVCIEPWSSLPARKDVIEDLEKQDNLVSLKPDGYYTGFFKVKIVK from the coding sequence ATGATTTACACAATTAAAAATGATAAAATAGAAGTCTCCGTAGAGGATTTAGGAGCTCAGATGCGCTCTATAAAGGATGCAGAAGGCAAAGAATATCTGTGGCAGGGAGATGAAAAATATTGGAATGGTTCTGCTCCGAATTTGTTTCCTTATATTGCACGTCTGACAGAGGGAAAATATACTTTGAGGGGTAAAACTTATGAGATGCCCAAGCATGGTTTTTTAAGAAATTCTGTATTGAAATTAAAAGAAAAGACACAGACTAAGATGGTATTTTCCTTAACAGACAGTGAGGAAACTTATAAGATGTATCCGTATCATTTTGAGATAAAAGTAAAGTATGAGCTGTTTGAAAACGAATTTAAAGTTTCTTATTGTGTATCTAATAAGGATAAAAAAGTGATGTGTTTTGGTGTTGGAGGGCATCCCGGTTTTCAAGTTCCAATAGAGCAGGACTTGTCTTTTGAAGATTACTTTATTGAATTTGCCCAAGGAACAGATATAAAACGTGTGGGAATGTCAGAGGATTGCTTTGTTACAGGAGATGAGGAAGCTTTTCCTTTAGAGGAAAACCAAAGATTATCTCTGCGTCATAATTTATTTGATAATGATGCGATTATCTTGAAAGATGCTCCGTCCAGAGTAGCGCTTACATCAGAAAAGGGCGGCGCCAGAATTGAGATGGAAACCAGCCATTTGGGATATTTGGGAATTTGGCATAAACCGGCCAGCGATGCTCCTTATGTCTGTATTGAGCCGTGGAGTTCCCTTCCGGCCAGAAAAGATGTTATAGAAGATTTAGAGAAACAGGATAATCTGGTGAGCTTGAAGCCGGATGGTTATTACACAGGATTTTTCAAAGTGAAAATTGTAAAATAA
- a CDS encoding rhodanese-like domain-containing protein — MKIKKIVPVLASTLLLLAGCGSKNSSTENSDYRQIDMEEAEKIMKEEKDYIILDVRTPEEYEEGHIPHAINIPNETISTKEISELPYKEQLILVYCRSGNRSKQAAGKLSKLGYSNIVEFGGIIDWKGEIEK, encoded by the coding sequence ATGAAAATAAAAAAAATTGTTCCTGTTTTAGCTTCTACATTACTGCTTCTTGCAGGATGTGGCTCTAAAAATTCAAGCACAGAAAACAGCGATTATCGTCAAATTGATATGGAAGAAGCTGAAAAAATAATGAAAGAAGAAAAAGACTACATTATTTTAGATGTAAGAACTCCGGAAGAATATGAGGAAGGGCATATTCCTCATGCAATCAATATTCCAAACGAAACTATCAGTACAAAAGAGATTTCTGAGCTTCCCTATAAAGAGCAGCTCATTCTGGTTTACTGCCGCAGTGGAAACAGAAGTAAACAGGCTGCCGGAAAACTCAGTAAGCTGGGATATTCTAATATTGTAGAATTTGGCGGAATTATTGATTGGAAAGGCGAAATCGAGAAATAA
- a CDS encoding sigma factor, with protein MDIIEFQNKLKEVQTLALNNGKKVKAALVEKFFEGDDITQDKLQKVYDFLEIQGIHVEGAEKSPEASIQEEVMQEAAAEIPLTSEEKEFLEEYLLGFETEEELLKEELLRAFLAGNQECTEKLIRAYQDEIVKAAKKLNREDIFFGDLLQEGNMGLLTALERLSEQENPDEWIVREIESTMKLFIEEQAQQKKEDNILVEKVRDLEKKVKELTEDEDVKYSVEELAAFLDMDLEEMESVLRLTGDDK; from the coding sequence ATGGATATTATTGAATTTCAAAATAAATTAAAGGAAGTACAGACACTTGCTTTAAACAATGGAAAAAAGGTAAAGGCAGCTTTAGTAGAAAAATTTTTCGAAGGAGATGACATTACTCAGGATAAATTACAGAAGGTCTATGATTTCTTGGAAATACAAGGTATTCATGTAGAAGGAGCAGAGAAATCACCGGAAGCTTCAATACAGGAAGAAGTAATGCAGGAGGCAGCAGCAGAAATTCCTCTTACTTCAGAAGAAAAAGAATTTTTAGAAGAGTATCTTTTGGGCTTTGAAACAGAGGAAGAATTATTAAAAGAGGAACTGCTTCGTGCATTTTTAGCAGGAAATCAGGAATGTACAGAAAAATTAATCCGTGCATATCAAGATGAGATTGTAAAAGCTGCAAAAAAATTAAACCGTGAAGATATATTTTTCGGAGATTTACTTCAGGAAGGAAATATGGGGCTTTTGACAGCTTTGGAACGTCTTTCTGAGCAGGAAAATCCGGATGAATGGATTGTCAGGGAAATTGAAAGTACCATGAAATTATTTATTGAGGAACAGGCTCAGCAGAAAAAAGAAGACAATATTCTGGTAGAAAAGGTCAGAGATTTGGAAAAGAAGGTAAAAGAGCTTACCGAAGATGAGGATGTGAAGTACAGCGTAGAGGAGTTGGCTGCATTTCTGGATATGGACCTTGAGGAAATGGAGTCTGTGCTTCGATTAACAGGAGATGACAAGTAG
- a CDS encoding NUDIX hydrolase has protein sequence MKSKYSENKEWQDYLKLYKERPELFLQSDQISIIFDENTINTFVEKTNKKIGVLYKSDFHILIVDLVSDKNKKLYTYERLLPSVNSGAVVTLPIQNKKLVLLKQYRHAIRQSQYCFPRGFGEVGLSAQQNAEKELKEELHAHITKTQYLGNIIADSGILSTQTAVFVCEVEDIQKEYGYEGIEDIVFLTPKELETWISNKKITDSFTLSAYSLYKFHCR, from the coding sequence ATGAAATCTAAATATAGCGAGAATAAAGAATGGCAAGATTATCTAAAACTCTATAAAGAAAGACCTGAATTATTTTTACAGTCTGACCAAATTTCTATTATCTTTGATGAGAACACAATAAACACTTTTGTTGAAAAAACGAATAAAAAAATAGGTGTACTATATAAGAGTGATTTTCACATTTTGATAGTTGATCTTGTCTCTGATAAAAATAAGAAACTATATACCTATGAAAGATTACTGCCATCTGTCAATTCAGGAGCTGTGGTTACCCTTCCTATTCAAAACAAGAAGTTGGTTTTGTTAAAACAATATCGACATGCTATCAGACAAAGCCAATATTGCTTTCCCAGAGGTTTTGGAGAAGTTGGATTATCAGCACAACAAAACGCAGAAAAAGAATTAAAAGAAGAATTACATGCACATATTACAAAAACTCAATATTTAGGCAATATAATTGCTGACAGCGGTATTTTAAGTACTCAAACAGCTGTATTTGTATGCGAAGTAGAAGATATTCAAAAAGAGTATGGTTACGAAGGAATTGAGGACATTGTATTCCTTACTCCCAAGGAACTTGAAACATGGATCTCTAATAAAAAAATCACAGACAGCTTTACACTCTCAGCATATAGTCTATATAAATTCCATTGCAGATAA
- a CDS encoding Hsp20/alpha crystallin family protein, translating to MMMPSIFGENLFDDFMDFPFEREFFGRKNPLYGKNEKNIMKTDVRETENTYELDIDLPGFKKDEVTAKLENGYLTINAAKGLDKDETDKQGNYIRRERYAGAMSRSFYVGENIHQEDIHAKFEDGILKLTVPKETPKQVEENKYIAIEG from the coding sequence ATGATGATGCCTAGTATTTTTGGAGAAAACTTATTTGATGACTTTATGGATTTTCCGTTTGAGAGAGAGTTTTTCGGAAGAAAAAATCCTCTGTATGGAAAGAATGAAAAAAATATTATGAAAACAGATGTAAGAGAGACAGAAAATACCTATGAATTAGATATTGATTTGCCGGGATTTAAGAAAGATGAAGTAACAGCAAAACTGGAAAATGGATATTTGACAATCAATGCTGCAAAGGGTTTGGATAAAGACGAAACAGATAAACAGGGTAATTACATCCGTAGAGAGCGTTATGCAGGTGCAATGAGCAGAAGCTTTTATGTCGGTGAAAATATTCATCAGGAAGACATTCATGCAAAATTTGAGGATGGAATTTTGAAATTAACAGTACCAAAAGAAACACCAAAACAGGTAGAAGAAAATAAATATATAGCAATTGAAGGATAA
- a CDS encoding AraC family transcriptional regulator, which yields MCKEMYDITEGDLNPEFLFTCVSTRTEEEQNYHAHDFIEFAVIMGGKGKFYIDGKDYEVEEGDFILLNPGTYHRSKAGYSKEGLKECYIAFSGVSFKGCKSGYFPSFKGNGKIIKMADRMKKNIFQICTVMNKEARECSAGRYFMLKAYLIQILCLVVREQKEEKQEGEGKGYIFQSTGKKYVVQQIMKYMEENYREKISLEQIAANMYLSSFYIAKIFKSETGDTPINYLIRLRMEKAKEILEISPEEPIKEVAAAVGYSDAYHFSKLFKKHYGISPLYYKKDSFS from the coding sequence ATGTGTAAAGAAATGTATGATATCACAGAGGGTGATTTAAATCCGGAATTTCTGTTTACCTGTGTTTCAACGAGGACAGAGGAAGAACAGAATTATCATGCCCATGATTTTATAGAATTTGCGGTTATTATGGGCGGAAAAGGGAAGTTTTATATTGACGGTAAAGATTATGAGGTAGAGGAGGGCGATTTTATTTTGCTCAATCCCGGAACATATCATAGGAGTAAGGCAGGATACTCAAAAGAAGGATTGAAGGAATGCTATATTGCATTTTCGGGAGTTTCTTTTAAAGGGTGTAAAAGCGGGTATTTCCCTTCATTTAAAGGGAACGGAAAAATTATAAAAATGGCAGATAGGATGAAAAAGAATATTTTTCAGATTTGTACAGTTATGAACAAAGAAGCCAGAGAATGCAGCGCTGGGCGTTACTTTATGTTGAAGGCATATTTAATTCAGATTTTGTGTCTGGTTGTCAGAGAACAAAAAGAGGAAAAGCAGGAAGGGGAAGGAAAAGGATATATTTTTCAATCCACAGGAAAGAAATATGTTGTGCAGCAGATTATGAAATATATGGAAGAAAATTACCGGGAAAAAATATCCTTGGAGCAAATTGCGGCAAATATGTATTTAAGCTCCTTTTATATCGCAAAAATTTTTAAAAGTGAAACGGGAGATACCCCTATCAATTATTTAATTCGGCTTCGCATGGAAAAAGCAAAAGAAATTTTAGAAATATCTCCCGAAGAACCGATAAAAGAGGTTGCGGCAGCTGTGGGATATTCGGATGCGTACCATTTTAGTAAGTTGTTTAAGAAGCATTACGGAATTTCTCCGTTATATTATAAGAAAGACAGTTTTTCTTGA
- a CDS encoding FecCD family ABC transporter permease: MSSDRSRLENSGRDGAYRKNQKKSVFFLIILAIILVLTVLFSMWAGSYDTPLKELILGIFGQASDNKINVVVRNVRLPRICTAAIAGAGLGVTGCILQAILNNPLASSSTLGVSQGAGFGAAFAIIILGAGSAANGNFIIPVCAFVGSMAVAIVIFGLSRFCQISAESMVLAGVAISSMFTGATTLLQYFADEVELNALVFWTFGDLGSTDWKEISFMAVVVFLAGIYFILHRWDFNALLSGNETATSLGIHVRRLIIINMILCCFTASTIVSYIGLISFIGLVAPHIVRMVVGNNHVYLIPGSMLAGAVLLLLGDLAARTLISPIILPIGAITSFLGAPLFLYLLFKGGSRSC; the protein is encoded by the coding sequence ATGAGTTCAGACAGGTCCAGATTGGAGAATAGCGGAAGGGATGGTGCATACCGGAAAAACCAGAAAAAAAGTGTTTTCTTTTTAATTATTTTAGCAATCATATTGGTTCTTACTGTGTTATTTTCCATGTGGGCAGGCTCTTACGATACGCCTTTAAAGGAACTGATTTTAGGGATATTCGGACAGGCATCAGATAATAAAATTAATGTGGTTGTGCGAAATGTAAGACTGCCTCGCATCTGTACAGCAGCGATTGCAGGAGCAGGACTTGGTGTAACAGGCTGTATTTTGCAGGCAATTTTAAACAATCCTCTTGCTTCCTCCAGTACCCTTGGGGTATCTCAGGGGGCAGGCTTTGGCGCAGCTTTTGCAATTATTATTTTAGGTGCGGGAAGCGCTGCAAACGGAAATTTTATTATTCCTGTTTGTGCCTTTGTAGGAAGCATGGCAGTTGCTATTGTAATCTTTGGATTGTCTCGTTTTTGCCAGATTTCAGCGGAGTCTATGGTACTTGCCGGTGTGGCAATCAGCTCCATGTTTACCGGAGCTACTACCCTTCTTCAGTATTTTGCAGATGAGGTAGAATTAAACGCACTGGTGTTTTGGACTTTTGGAGATTTGGGTAGCACGGATTGGAAAGAGATTAGTTTTATGGCAGTCGTTGTTTTCCTTGCCGGAATTTATTTTATTCTGCATCGATGGGATTTTAACGCATTGTTAAGTGGAAATGAAACTGCAACCAGCCTTGGAATTCACGTAAGAAGATTGATTATTATTAACATGATTTTATGCTGTTTTACGGCATCTACCATTGTTTCTTATATTGGTTTAATCAGCTTTATCGGCCTTGTTGCGCCTCATATTGTACGAATGGTAGTGGGAAATAATCATGTGTATCTGATACCCGGTTCTATGTTGGCAGGGGCTGTTTTGCTCCTTCTTGGCGACTTGGCAGCAAGGACACTTATAAGTCCGATTATCCTTCCTATCGGAGCGATTACCTCCTTCCTTGGAGCGCCGTTGTTCTTATACTTATTGTTTAAAGGAGGCAGCCGTTCATGCTAA